The following nucleotide sequence is from Corynebacterium hindlerae.
CGACGGCGGGCCGACGACCCCGAGCGAAACCATCGGCCCCAGCACTGGATCCTCAATCGCACGAATCGACAGGGTGGTTCCCGGCTTCACCGTGGGTTGCACGACTGCTTCGAACCCGATGCCGAGGTCATGAGCCATCGTCTCCAGCGTCTCCCACGCCGTGGTGAGCGCCTCCGCGGAGGTGAGGTGGCGCATGACTGCGGAGAGCTCCGGGCGCCCGCGCACAGCGGAGTGGATGTTCTTGAGCACCACGTTCCAGCCGTACCCCTCGGCGGCAGCTAACGCTTCTGCCAGAGACTTCACCGGCGTCCACGGGATCAGATTGATGCCATACGTGCGCAGGATCTCGGCGGATTCTTCATCGGTGGCCCAGCGCCCCTGCGGGGATTCATTCAGGATCTGCTGCACTGCCTGCGTCGCGGCGGTTTTGTCGCCTTCGCCGAACTCATCGTCCGGAGTGGGGCGGGTGGCGGCGCGCTGCTTCTCGGACGCCAAAATGCGCGAGACTGCCTCGATGGCGTCAGCGTAGGTGCCGAAGACCGGGAGCTGTCCGCGCTGCTCGGGGCCGGAAAGATCCTCTGTTACGGGGCGGAACCCAACAAACGTGCTGATGAGAGGAGTGTTTTCTGTGGTGGCCGCGAGTTGTTGTAGTCCAGCGTAGGCTGCCTCGAAAAGTTCCTCGCCGATCTCCACAATGCCACTGAGCACCACGTCCGAGGTCTGTAGCGCCTTTTCGGTAGCTGCGAGAATCCCCTCGACGGGATCTTCCAATACCGTGACCGCGGTGGGCTCCAGCCCGAAACGCTGCGCCGACTGCGTCATTTGCGCAGTAAGCCCCGCGGAATTGGAGATAACCGTGATCCGCGGGCCGCGCGGTACCGGCTGGCGCGCGAGCAGCTGAGCAATATCAAACATGGTTTCGCGACGCGTGACCACCATCGCCCCGGTGTTGCGGATGACCTCGTCGAGCGCCTGCGTGGAGGCAGTTTCCAGGCTGTCCAGCTGGTAGTGGCGAGCGGATTTCAGCGCGCGACTCGGGATGAACACCACCACGCGCTTTTCCAGCGCCAAGCGCGAGAGAACCCGGAAGAACTTGCGGGGGTTACCGATCGAATCCAGGGATAACAAGCAGATCTCGGTTTGTTCGTCGTCGGCCCAGTATTGGATCACGTCGTTGCCGGTGACGTCACCAAACGAGCCAGCGCCGATGAACGAACTCAGGCCCGAGCCTCGCTTCAACGCGTAAGAGAGGGTGAGCGTCGCAACGCCAGCAGACTGCGTAAACAACCCCACCGTGCCCGTGCGCGGCATCGGCGCCGGCGAGGCATTCAGCTGGGTGTGAGTGTTGATAAGGCCGACCGCCGCCGGGCCCAACGCGCGCAGGCCATAATCGCGCGCCTTATCGACGAACGCCTTCGCATCCTCGAGTGTCAGACCAGGGTTCGTAGAACCTGCGAGCGCCACCACCCCGAACGCATGCTTTTCTGCAGCACATTTCAGGGCGTCTTCAAAAGTATCCGGGTCATGCTCCACGATCACCAGATCTGTATTGTCCGGGATCTGCTTGTAGTCAGTGGTGCCGGTGTGGATGCGGAGCTCGCCCTGGAAGCGGGCCTTCGTGAGGTTCGGGATTACCGCCTGCATGTGGTCGACATCGCCAATCACGGCCACCGACTTCGGCTGGAGCAGCCGCCGGATCGAATTCGCCTCCGCACGCAACTCCCGGCGGGCCATGACCTCTTTTGATGTCTCAGTGGGGTCGATCGGGAAATTCACCGTGATGAAGCCATCCTCTAGCTCCGGATTTACTCGATAACCAGCCTTGATGAAGGTCTGCACCATCGTCCGGTTCTGGGTAAGCATCTCCGCGAAGAAGGTCTCGATGTCACATTCCCGGCCAATCTGCGCCAAGTGCTCCAGCAGAATATTGGCCACACCCTTATGATGGTGATCGTCCTGCACCAGGAAGGACACATCAGCGGTGCGCGTTTCACCCGGGATCAGCGCGTACTTGGCCGTAGCCACAATACTGTCCCTGTCCACCATGACCAACGTGACGCGGTCATGGTGATCCACATCCACCCAGTTATCCAGGTCCTCCTCAGTGAGCACCGGGTGTGCTGCGAAAAACCGCAGGTACTTCGACCTATCGGAGACGCGGGAATAGAAGTCCTGTAGCCCATCGCGGTCTGAAGCGCGCACAGGGCGCAGCGTGACAATATCGCCGTCATTAAGGACGACATCAGCTTCCCAATGCTGCGGAGTAATCATGTGATCGAGCTTACAGTGGTGCAGGTGCTCTCGGGTGGGGTTTAGGCGGTGGGTTTCGGCTGGTGGGTTTCGCTGATATTGGATTGACGATGATTCCTGGATGCCGGTGGTTTTCATTAGCGCGACCTGGAAACATCGTCAATGTAACATCGTCAAAAGATCCAGGACACTAAAATCTGCCCCATGGCCACTGAACTCATCGAAGAATGGATCCCGGATACAAAAACCGCGATGCTGATGAACGTCGGTGGCATTATCTCCACGTTTGGCGCGATCCTTGGGTTCGCCACGCTGTACTCCGTGGCTCATCCGGGTCCGCATACCATCGAGTTTTCGGCCCGTGAATTGGGTTTCCTGTTGGGTTCATTGCTGCTGATTCTGTTTCTTATGGTGGTTCACGAACTGTTGCATGGTTTCGCGTTGCGCACCCTTGGCCACAAGCCGAAGTATGGAGCCACCATGGTTGGTGGTGTCATGCCCGCGTTTTATTGCACCGCGCCCGGCGCGCGACTAAGAAAAGCCGGGTTCACGTATGTGGCTCTCTTGCCGGGGATTGTACTAGTGATAGTGCCGGCGGTTTACATTCTTGCTGGTCTGCCGCTTGCGGGGTGGTTGGTTGTTCCCGCTGGTGTGCTGCTGGGTGGTGCTATCGGTGACTGGTTCATGACGTATAAGGCGCTCCGCGCGCCGAAGTTCGCTCAGATCGAGGATATGAAAGACGGGCTGCGTATCTGGCGCTAGCTCACCCCAAACAGGCGCTGTTGGTTCTCCAGGATTGCGGGGACCATGTCTGTCCCGCGCAGAGATGAGATCGCAGCAGCGGTTTCGTGCAGTGCTTGGGATACATCGCGGGCGTGTTCCGTTTCGACTTGCTCGCGTGAGGAAGGGAAGTCGGTCTCTAACAAGATCCGATCCGCCGGTACCTGTTTCACAAAGGCCCGGCCTCGTTTGGTTTCCAGCATCCGGGGATTGACGGAGATGTAGCCGCCCATTCTGATTAGCCTGGTGAGCTCATCGGAGTTTCCGGAAAACCAGTGAATGATTGGGGTAGCGGGGCAATCTTCTAGGGCATCCAGTACCGCTGATGCGGAGCGCACCGCATGAATGGACATCACGTGCCCCTCATCAAGGGCGGAAACAATGTGCCTGAAAGCTCGCTGCTGCAGGTCAGCGTTGTCGAGGCGGCGCGGGGAAAAATCCAGCCCGATCTCGCCGATGAATCGGGTGAGGTGCACTGCGTCGTCGAAAAGCTCGAGCTGCTTGTCCATGTCCGATGCCACCCACCACGGGTGGTAGCCCAGCGACCGCAGCGGGCCGGGGGTAAAAGAGGAGGGCAGGACGGTTTGCGCGACCACCTGCACATCCAGCGCGGCGAGGAAAGCATCGGGATCGGATAAAAAGTCCAGGTGGTAGTGGGTGTCTAAGAGCATTCGAGAGCCAGGGCTTCCTCGCGGGAACGGAACAGGCGGGGTGGGCGGGGCATCGGCTCGAGGCCGCAGAGGCGACGGATGACCTTGCCTGCGATCATCATGCCCATGATCGGTGGCATGTAACTCATCGAACCGAGCGTCTCCGCCTTGGTGGTGCCGTGGCCGGGGCGCTGTGGGATCTCGGTGGAAAACAGCACCTCGACGCCCTTGATGCGTCGCTTGTTGCACTCCAGGCGCATGACTTTGGAGAGCTGGCACACGGTGGTTTTACGCAGATTCGCGAATTTCAGTTGGGTGGGGTCCAAGCGGTTGGCGGCGCCCATGGAACTGAGCAGCGGAATCCCGTTCGAGGCACACCAGTGCGCGACCGCCAGTTTCTGCGACACCGTATCAATGCAGTCGAGCACGTAGTCGGGACGCGGTAGCTCGTCCAAAACGGCGGGGACGTTGTCCGCAGTGAGGAACACCTGCTGAGCGATGACGGAGGCAGCCGGGTTGATGTCGTGGATTTTCTCCGCCATAACCTCGGCCTTTACCCGTCCGATGGTGGAGGTGAACGCGATCAGCTGCCGGTTGATGTTGCTGGCTTCCACGGTGTCACGATCCAGGATGATCAGATTCCCCACCCCACCACGGGCAAGCGCTTCCGCGCACGCCGAACCGACACCACCGAGGCCAAGGACCATGACGGTGGCATTCTTGAGGTTTTCCAGGCCGTCGTCGCCGAGCAGGAGGTGGAGGCGGGCGTGACGTTCATCGTGAATGGGCATGAGGCTCCTGGGTTCCGGTGGTATTAGCTCTGGGGTGGTGGTGACCCACTCCTACTGTAGTGATCCAGAAAAACAAAAACCCAGCCACGCGTGGCCGGGTGTTGGAGCCAACAATAATGGTTCGCGCATCACTTAAGAAACACTCCTAGATAGCGGACGTAACCTTTCGTTCTTTCCCTGATGAAGGTATGTCAATGCCCCGGCGAGAATACCTGTCCAGATTTCTCCGTCAGATAGCGCTCCACCGGGGCTTCGTTGCAGATTCTAGCGGACCCTTGCAACTTCGCCATTCAAGCAGGACCGTTGGAGCAAAGAAGTAGATCTAGCTGTAGCGCGTTTGTAGTTCAGCGCGCAGGTCGCGGGAATACTGGGTTTGGTAGGCGACAAGGAATCGTTTTGCTATCCATTTTGGAAGCAGCTTATTTCGAAGGTGCACATCCTCGACAAATCTGACTTGGCAGCTGCCTCTTCCCGTGGGCTCAAGGATCCCCTGCCATGTCCCAACCAGGGTTGGTGAGTCCATTTGAAATTCCCAAATGTGCGGTGGCTCGAAGCAGGTCGTACGAAAACGAATGGGTTTTCCTTTCTTCGGAATCTCGATAAACCTATGCTCGTCGATTAGCTCGCAATCAGCTAGATCGCTACGCCATTTCCAGTTCGTTAGGTCGGTGATCACCTGCCAGATTTGGTGGGGCGTATAGGGAAGTTGTTCTTCCCAAGTGACAACGAGGTTTCCCATGTCTAACCACCTTTCCTATGCATCATTATAGGGCTGGGGACGAAAACTCTATGGCGGGTGACGGCACCAGCAGCATTGGAGGACACCGCTATTGGTAATGCGGTCGGTGCCTGTTGACAAGATCAAGCCTGAGCCGTACGCACGATAGGTGGGGATTCAGGATGAGGGGAACCTGGGCCCGGTTGGGGACCGTGGCGTCCCTTACCCCAAAACAAAAACCCAGCCACGCGTGGCCGGGTCATGGAGCCGATGACGGGAATCGAACCCGCGTATTCAGCTTGGGAAGCTGACATTCTACCATTGAATTACATCGGCAATTGCTACTTGCAATAGAGAGCATTCTAGCACCAGGGGCTCGGTATTGGAAAACGGGCTGCGTTACACTTAACAACATGCTGCTTTCAGATCGTGATATCCGCGCTGCCATCGAGAACGATGAGCTTGGCATTGAGCCGTTTGAGGAGAAGATGATCCAGCCGTCGTCAATTGACGTGCGTATGGATCGCTTCTTCCGTGTGTTTAATAATCAGAAGTACACGCACATTGATCCGAAGCTGCAGCAGGATGAACTGACTAGCGAGATTGAGGTGCAGGACGGCGAGCCGTTTATTCTGCACCCTGGCGAGTTTGTGCTCGCGGCGACCTACGAGAAGTTCACCCTGCCAGCGCACCTGGCGGGCCGTCTTGAGGGGAAGTCCTCCCTAGGGCGCCTTGGTCTGCTGACGCACTCCACCGCTGGTTTTATTGACCCGGGTTTTTCGGGTCACATCACCTTGGAGCTGTCGAACGTGGCTAACCTGCCAATCGCACTGTGGCCAGGGATGAAGGTGGGCCAGTTGGCGCTGTTCAAGATGAGCTCTCCCGCGGAGACGCCGTATGGCAGCGGCAAGCTGGGCTCCAAGTACCAAGGACAGCGGGGGCCAACCCCAAGCAAGGCGTATCTGAACTTTAGGTAACGAAGTCAGCGCGCTCCCGTATCCGGGACTAGATTGGACTGTTATGCGTATGACAGTCATCGGAACCGGATACTTGGGCGCTACCCACGCTGCCTGTATGGCAGAACTTGGCCACGACGTCCTGGGCGTGGACGTGGATGAGAGCAAGATTGCCGCGCTGCAAAACAGCACGGTGCCTTTCTATGAACCGGGCCTACCGGAGGTGCTGGAGCGCAACATCGCCGCGCAACGCCTGAGCTTCACGACGTCCTACGCTGAAGCCGCGTCCTTTGCCAACGTCCACTTCCTGGGGGTCGGCACTCCGCAGCAGCGTGGCTCCTACGCGGCGGACCTTACCTACGTCTTCGCGGTGATCAAGGATCTGGTGCCGAAGCTTAAGGGGCGGAACGTGATTTTCGGTAAGTCCACCGTCCCAGTAGGCACCGCTGCTGAGCTGCAGCAATTGGCCGATGAGCTGGCCCCGGAGGGGACCAGTGTGGAGATCGCCTGGAACCCGGAATTCCTGCGCGAGGGGTACGCGGTGCAGGACACGATCACCCCGGACCGCATCGTGTTGGGAACGCGCGCTGAAGACAGCGAAGCGGAGCAGATCGCGCGCGAGGTGTACGCGATCCCTCTGAACAATGACACCCCGTTCATCGTCACGGATCTGCAGACCGCCGAACTGGTGAAGGTGTCCGCAAACGCCTTCTTGGCCACCAAGATTTCCTTCATCAACGCCGTCTCGGAGGTGTGCGAGTTGGTGGGGGCGGACGTCGTCAAGCTTGCCGACGCCATCGGCTACGACGACCGCATCGGCCGGAAGTTCCTCGGCGCCGGGCTCGGCTTCGGCGGTGGCTGCCTACCTAAGGATATCCGCGCGTTCATGGCCCGCGCCGGCGAACTGGGCGCTGACCAGGCACTTACTTTCCTTCGTGAAGTTGACGCGATCAACATGCGCCGTCGCGACCGCATGGTGCTGCTCGCGCGGGAGGCCTGCGGCGGCAACCTCCTTGGCCACAACGTGACGGTGCTCGGCGCGGCGTTCAAACCCAATTCCGACGACGTGCGGGATTCACCAGCGCTCTCCGTCGCCGGGTCGCTGTCCCTGGCCGGCGCCCAGGTGACGGTTTACGATCCGCAGGGCATGGATAACGCCCGCAAGGTCTTCCCGACCTTGAACTACGCGTCCTCCACCGATGACGCACTGCGCGGGGCCGACGTCGTGGTGCTAGCCACCGAATGGCAAGAATTCAAGGAACTCGACCCCGTCCACGCCGCTGACCTGGTGCGAAAGAAGGTCATGCTGGATGGTCGTAACGTCCTGCCGGTTGAGAAATGGCAGGATGCTGGCTGGACCGTGCAAGCGCTCGGCAGGAGCCTTTAACGAGCCGGTCGAACAGTGAACGCCGCGATGGCGGTGGTGAGCGGAATAGCGCACACCATCGCCAGGGCGCCCACCCCGGAGCGCATGAGCTCGGTGGCCATCACATGGCTGGTGAGCGTCTGTGACAGCGGGCGGTTTGCCACGTGCAACAGCAGCAACATTGGCAGGGCTGCACCCGTGTAGGACAGCACGAGGGTGTACACCATGGATGCGATATGGTCCTGGCCCACCCGCATCGCGCTGATGAACACTGCCCACGGCGACGCCTGTGGCGAGGATTCGTACAGCTCGTTCACCGTCGATGCTTGAGCGATGGTGACGTCATTGAGCACCCCCAGCGCGCCGATGATGAACCCACACAGCATCAGCCCCGAGACGGAGATGTCCGGAAGATACAGCTGGATGAGCAGGTTGTTTTCATCTCCCAGGCCCTGCAAATCATTGGACGCGATGGCGTAGCGGGCCAATATGGCAGCAAACCCCAACGCGCTGAGGGTTCCTGCCAGCGCGGAGGTTGTTTTCCAACTGATGCCGTGCACCAGGAACAACGTGAGAAACAGGATCGCTGAGCCACACGTCAATGCCAGTAGGAGTGGTGAACCGCCGTGTGCGAGCCCGGGGAGTAAGAACACGCTGATCGCAGTGAAGGTGATGGCGAGGCCGATTAGCGAAAGCAGCCCGCGCAACACACCGATGGCCACAACGGCCCCGGCGATGAGCAGCCCCCACCACAGCAGCGTAGAACCACGCTGGAAATCCGCGAACGCGTAAATCAGGGAGCCGTCCGGACCTTTGGTTTCAGTGAGCCAAATGTGCTGGCCTTGGTGTAGTTCGTAACCCTCCGTCATCAGTAGCGTCGATTTGCCCTGGTTGGGGCCCTCTTCCAGGGCGACTAGCGCTCGGGGGCACAGGCTTCCGCGGTTGATAGTGGTGATGGGGTCGCCGTCGAAGGCCTTGCCTACCGACGGGCTGTTGCAGATCCCCGGTCGGGCATCCGTCACTGTACCCGACACTCGAGGCATGGCCAGGTTTGAGGACGCAGAAAACTTCTCGCTCACGTGCACCGGCGTGGAATCCGGCCACAGCCGCAACAATCCGAAAACTGTCGCCAGCGCCGCGCAGACTAAGGCAATGGCGACGATCAGCCGTGGGATGTTGGTCGGTGCCGGTTCCTTGCGACGCCTATGCCTAGTACGGGATGTGGGGGCAGTAACGGAATGGTGGTGGGCCATGCCAGCCGATTGTAATAAGTGATTGGTGAAGTTGAAACTTAAAAATGACGGACAAGAAATTAGTGTCTTGTCAGCAAAAGGAAGGGCGAACTGAGAAGTTAGCAAGAATAACAATCCTACTCTTTACTTCCTATGCTCGCCCACCTATCTTGAGGGCATATTAACGATCTTGTACTGAGGGATACTTGTGCTCACTTTTGCTTATCGCCTGTTGGAGATTGTTCTCATCGGCGTGGCTTTTACTCTTCCAACAACCGATCCACTGGCTGTGGCGTGCATCGCAATGATGGCAAGTGCAGCATTGAGCGTGATCGCACTGGTGCGGGGACTGGAAGGCGATAAGTACTACGCTTACGGAGTCGCAGTATCGGTCAGTGGTGGCCTCGCGTGGTTCTTGGAGCTTTCCCGCGATATTCCCGCGTGGCTGCTGTGGCTTCCAGTTGCCCTCATCGCCGTGGAGTATGTGATGCGCGGCGGTTCGTTATGGCATAACAAAAACAACTACGCCCGCCGAGCGGGTGCGTAGTTGTCTGGTTAAGTAGCAGAAAGTGTGTCTGTTGTCCGCGATAGGTCCTGGTCAAGGTATGCAAATGCATGTTTTATATTGCTTGAGGTCTTATAAACGCACAATCCTTGTTCAATACCGCGAGTGATACCGTACCTGTGCTAACAGGTGCGGTCACCTAACTCCGGTGACCAAAAACCGACCCCGATGCCCCCGTCTGCCGGGGACGAAAGCAAAAACAACGGCACCACCAAAACC
It contains:
- a CDS encoding GNAT family N-acetyltransferase — translated: MITPQHWEADVVLNDGDIVTLRPVRASDRDGLQDFYSRVSDRSKYLRFFAAHPVLTEEDLDNWVDVDHHDRVTLVMVDRDSIVATAKYALIPGETRTADVSFLVQDDHHHKGVANILLEHLAQIGRECDIETFFAEMLTQNRTMVQTFIKAGYRVNPELEDGFITVNFPIDPTETSKEVMARRELRAEANSIRRLLQPKSVAVIGDVDHMQAVIPNLTKARFQGELRIHTGTTDYKQIPDNTDLVIVEHDPDTFEDALKCAAEKHAFGVVALAGSTNPGLTLEDAKAFVDKARDYGLRALGPAAVGLINTHTQLNASPAPMPRTGTVGLFTQSAGVATLTLSYALKRGSGLSSFIGAGSFGDVTGNDVIQYWADDEQTEICLLSLDSIGNPRKFFRVLSRLALEKRVVVFIPSRALKSARHYQLDSLETASTQALDEVIRNTGAMVVTRRETMFDIAQLLARQPVPRGPRITVISNSAGLTAQMTQSAQRFGLEPTAVTVLEDPVEGILAATEKALQTSDVVLSGIVEIGEELFEAAYAGLQQLAATTENTPLISTFVGFRPVTEDLSGPEQRGQLPVFGTYADAIEAVSRILASEKQRAATRPTPDDEFGEGDKTAATQAVQQILNESPQGRWATDEESAEILRTYGINLIPWTPVKSLAEALAAAEGYGWNVVLKNIHSAVRGRPELSAVMRHLTSAEALTTAWETLETMAHDLGIGFEAVVQPTVKPGTTLSIRAIEDPVLGPMVSLGVVGPPSELLGDTTWRVPPLRRTDARAMIEQLRAAPLLMGYRGSLPAQLDQIEQLIMQVARMKDDIAAIVDIELTPVIASNDGTTVVGARLRLAPLATERDPLARSL
- a CDS encoding DUF3267 domain-containing protein is translated as MATELIEEWIPDTKTAMLMNVGGIISTFGAILGFATLYSVAHPGPHTIEFSARELGFLLGSLLLILFLMVVHELLHGFALRTLGHKPKYGATMVGGVMPAFYCTAPGARLRKAGFTYVALLPGIVLVIVPAVYILAGLPLAGWLVVPAGVLLGGAIGDWFMTYKALRAPKFAQIEDMKDGLRIWR
- a CDS encoding TatD family hydrolase, translating into MLLDTHYHLDFLSDPDAFLAALDVQVVAQTVLPSSFTPGPLRSLGYHPWWVASDMDKQLELFDDAVHLTRFIGEIGLDFSPRRLDNADLQQRAFRHIVSALDEGHVMSIHAVRSASAVLDALEDCPATPIIHWFSGNSDELTRLIRMGGYISVNPRMLETKRGRAFVKQVPADRILLETDFPSSREQVETEHARDVSQALHETAAAISSLRGTDMVPAILENQQRLFGVS
- a CDS encoding tRNA threonylcarbamoyladenosine dehydratase, with protein sequence MPIHDERHARLHLLLGDDGLENLKNATVMVLGLGGVGSACAEALARGGVGNLIILDRDTVEASNINRQLIAFTSTIGRVKAEVMAEKIHDINPAASVIAQQVFLTADNVPAVLDELPRPDYVLDCIDTVSQKLAVAHWCASNGIPLLSSMGAANRLDPTQLKFANLRKTTVCQLSKVMRLECNKRRIKGVEVLFSTEIPQRPGHGTTKAETLGSMSYMPPIMGMMIAGKVIRRLCGLEPMPRPPRLFRSREEALALECS
- a CDS encoding SRPBCC family protein, whose protein sequence is MGNLVVTWEEQLPYTPHQIWQVITDLTNWKWRSDLADCELIDEHRFIEIPKKGKPIRFRTTCFEPPHIWEFQMDSPTLVGTWQGILEPTGRGSCQVRFVEDVHLRNKLLPKWIAKRFLVAYQTQYSRDLRAELQTRYS
- the dcd gene encoding dCTP deaminase; amino-acid sequence: MLLSDRDIRAAIENDELGIEPFEEKMIQPSSIDVRMDRFFRVFNNQKYTHIDPKLQQDELTSEIEVQDGEPFILHPGEFVLAATYEKFTLPAHLAGRLEGKSSLGRLGLLTHSTAGFIDPGFSGHITLELSNVANLPIALWPGMKVGQLALFKMSSPAETPYGSGKLGSKYQGQRGPTPSKAYLNFR
- a CDS encoding UDP-glucose dehydrogenase family protein; translation: MTVIGTGYLGATHAACMAELGHDVLGVDVDESKIAALQNSTVPFYEPGLPEVLERNIAAQRLSFTTSYAEAASFANVHFLGVGTPQQRGSYAADLTYVFAVIKDLVPKLKGRNVIFGKSTVPVGTAAELQQLADELAPEGTSVEIAWNPEFLREGYAVQDTITPDRIVLGTRAEDSEAEQIAREVYAIPLNNDTPFIVTDLQTAELVKVSANAFLATKISFINAVSEVCELVGADVVKLADAIGYDDRIGRKFLGAGLGFGGGCLPKDIRAFMARAGELGADQALTFLREVDAINMRRRDRMVLLAREACGGNLLGHNVTVLGAAFKPNSDDVRDSPALSVAGSLSLAGAQVTVYDPQGMDNARKVFPTLNYASSTDDALRGADVVVLATEWQEFKELDPVHAADLVRKKVMLDGRNVLPVEKWQDAGWTVQALGRSL
- a CDS encoding YibE/F family protein, which produces MAHHHSVTAPTSRTRHRRRKEPAPTNIPRLIVAIALVCAALATVFGLLRLWPDSTPVHVSEKFSASSNLAMPRVSGTVTDARPGICNSPSVGKAFDGDPITTINRGSLCPRALVALEEGPNQGKSTLLMTEGYELHQGQHIWLTETKGPDGSLIYAFADFQRGSTLLWWGLLIAGAVVAIGVLRGLLSLIGLAITFTAISVFLLPGLAHGGSPLLLALTCGSAILFLTLFLVHGISWKTTSALAGTLSALGFAAILARYAIASNDLQGLGDENNLLIQLYLPDISVSGLMLCGFIIGALGVLNDVTIAQASTVNELYESSPQASPWAVFISAMRVGQDHIASMVYTLVLSYTGAALPMLLLLHVANRPLSQTLTSHVMATELMRSGVGALAMVCAIPLTTAIAAFTVRPAR